The following proteins are co-located in the Shouchella hunanensis genome:
- a CDS encoding capsid protein, translated as MAVVNYAQMYMQALQQKYTKELAFGALYNTPNNATIKFTSAKTIQIPSISTGGFQDVDRDVVGGMTRRVDNDFIPKTLDHDREFKTLVDPLDVDESNMALTISNITRVFNGEHKIPEMDKYMASKLYDEYKGFGEEANTDELSESTILSVFDDMMEEMDEAEVPQEGRLLYVTPKVKKILKNAEKIQRTLEVRGDAAAVNRNLRSLEEVTIISVPSSRMKTAYDFTDGAVVDSSAQQINMILIHPTTVIAPQKYDFVSMDNPSATTGGKYFYYERKYWDVFLIEKKAPGVKFNVGSTIGGVEG; from the coding sequence ATGGCAGTAGTTAATTATGCACAAATGTATATGCAAGCATTGCAACAAAAATACACGAAAGAATTAGCTTTTGGTGCGCTTTATAACACACCGAACAACGCAACAATCAAGTTCACAAGTGCTAAGACAATCCAAATTCCTAGCATTTCAACAGGTGGTTTTCAAGATGTAGACCGTGATGTGGTTGGAGGAATGACACGTCGTGTAGACAATGACTTTATTCCAAAAACTTTGGATCACGACCGAGAATTTAAAACACTTGTCGATCCTTTAGATGTAGACGAGTCAAATATGGCATTAACGATTAGCAATATTACTCGCGTATTTAACGGAGAACACAAAATTCCGGAGATGGACAAATACATGGCATCAAAACTGTATGACGAGTATAAAGGCTTCGGTGAAGAGGCAAACACAGACGAACTATCAGAGTCTACCATTCTCTCCGTTTTTGACGACATGATGGAGGAAATGGACGAGGCGGAAGTGCCACAGGAAGGTCGTTTGCTTTATGTAACTCCTAAAGTGAAGAAAATCTTAAAGAATGCAGAGAAGATCCAGCGTACTCTTGAAGTTCGAGGCGACGCGGCTGCTGTTAATCGTAATCTACGTTCTTTAGAAGAAGTCACGATTATTTCTGTTCCATCTAGCCGTATGAAAACAGCTTATGACTTCACTGATGGTGCAGTGGTTGATTCTTCTGCTCAACAAATTAATATGATTTTAATTCACCCAACAACAGTGATTGCTCCACAGAAATATGATTTTGTGTCTATGGACAATCCAAGCGCGACAACTGGCGGTAAATACTTCTATTACGAGCGTAAGTACTGGGATGTTTTCTTGATTGAGAAGAAAGCGCCGGGTGTGAAATTTAATGTCGGATCAACTATTGGCGGAGTAGAGGGTTAA
- a CDS encoding head fiber protein, producing MTQFKAVVTENVPANRLLSFIGGEGSVAVAPSISGETPAFHSTRDLKEGEEVIVTVKGAPSWNIEAGEDLEAGQSVTVGDGGTVVASEDDGIGYVGDAVVAGEVVSVIRSAAGGAKGPRGDKGPRGDKGETGDRGEKGPVGDKGPTGDKGPDGDQGPPGEPSE from the coding sequence TTGACTCAATTCAAAGCTGTAGTCACTGAGAATGTCCCTGCAAACCGTTTGCTTTCTTTTATAGGAGGTGAAGGTTCCGTTGCTGTCGCACCTTCAATATCTGGTGAAACACCCGCTTTTCATTCCACTCGTGACTTGAAAGAAGGAGAAGAGGTTATCGTAACGGTCAAAGGTGCTCCTTCTTGGAATATTGAAGCAGGTGAGGATTTAGAGGCTGGTCAGAGTGTTACGGTTGGTGATGGCGGTACAGTCGTAGCGTCAGAGGATGATGGCATTGGTTATGTAGGCGATGCTGTTGTTGCGGGCGAAGTCGTTAGCGTTATTCGTTCGGCTGCTGGTGGAGCAAAAGGGCCTCGCGGAGATAAGGGACCAAGAGGAGACAAAGGCGAGACTGGTGATCGTGGTGAAAAGGGTCCAGTTGGAGATAAAGGACCAACAGGAGACAAGGGTCCAGATGGTGACCAAGGACCACCTGGGGAACCTTCTGAATAA
- a CDS encoding putative minor capsid protein has translation MRIKPIPKKLLVHQIIYEEYEEEGPFGGGDFADPITIERVRVEPSSSIRQDSNGEEIVLKGTVFLDAQNTPLFRKLKEKSKVTFGEDDYRVHQCQALFALDGVTPHHYEVELQ, from the coding sequence GTGCGTATTAAACCAATTCCGAAAAAGTTACTTGTTCATCAAATCATTTACGAAGAATATGAAGAAGAGGGTCCTTTCGGTGGTGGAGATTTTGCGGATCCAATCACGATTGAGCGAGTGAGGGTAGAGCCATCCAGCTCAATCCGTCAGGATTCAAACGGTGAGGAGATTGTGCTTAAAGGAACCGTATTCCTCGATGCTCAAAACACGCCTCTTTTCCGCAAGTTAAAAGAAAAATCGAAGGTTACGTTTGGTGAGGATGACTACAGAGTGCATCAATGCCAAGCCCTTTTTGCGTTGGATGGTGTTACGCCACATCATTACGAGGTGGAGTTGCAATGA
- a CDS encoding minor capsid protein, translating into MTHVKVTIDTKNIGPKLLNAVKGARPILTQQVVKDSNNFIPFDTGNAQASSLRTSNFEEGQAVWDTPYIRKIYYGLRMNFSKDVNPLAGPLWFERAHAAYGSQWSNMAERAVRSNL; encoded by the coding sequence ATGACACACGTCAAAGTGACCATTGATACAAAAAACATCGGTCCTAAGTTGCTTAATGCAGTTAAAGGAGCTCGTCCTATTCTAACTCAGCAAGTCGTAAAGGATTCGAACAACTTCATTCCATTTGATACAGGAAACGCTCAAGCAAGTAGCTTACGAACATCCAATTTTGAAGAGGGTCAAGCGGTTTGGGATACACCATATATTCGTAAAATCTATTACGGATTACGCATGAACTTTTCAAAAGATGTTAATCCGTTAGCTGGTCCTTTGTGGTTTGAACGTGCTCATGCTGCCTATGGATCTCAGTGGTCGAATATGGCAGAAAGGGCGGTGAGAAGTAATTTATGA